One region of Salvia miltiorrhiza cultivar Shanhuang (shh) chromosome 3, IMPLAD_Smil_shh, whole genome shotgun sequence genomic DNA includes:
- the LOC131015226 gene encoding receptor kinase-like protein Xa21 — protein MTLFLPGILPHEIGYLQSLLTFAVERNEIAGSIDFNIFMNMSSLQTLGLGRNKFTGNLSRDVGNITMLTNLDLQDNHFTGLIPIEFGQLYHLETLGLLLNSLSGSIPHELFNISTLRILSLVGNALSGVLPTHLCHASPFLEELHLGRNSITGAIPNSISNCSQLTILSLPENKFSGYIPTHLGNLRHLQILQLFRNNLTQAPSSSFITSLTNCKSLTILSIDDNPLNGVIPASVGNLSSALRTFTTVNCKFSGSIPVEIGNLSNLMALELSANELSGNIPLTISHLHELQGLYVSYNMLGGSIPHAICDLFRLDTLIMSQNQFSGPIPKCLENVSSVRILHLHSNMLNSSIPSSLWGLKDLNSLDLSSNSLNGFLPQEISNLGAAIHINLSMNQLSKSIPSTIGKLRNLINLSLANNRLEGSIPVSMGSMINLANLDLSYNNLSGSIPKSLEALQHLDYFNVSFNSLSGEIPNGGSFRNFTMDSFKGNEALCGIPKFHVQICSSISNHTSKRNKVERASFIVFGVVAFISIVSLAFIIVKNKRKDKMTREVDESIFIVPERISYYELLQATERFDESNLLGTGSSCSVYKGILNNGKDIVVKVFNMQLEGISRIFDVECEILRSIRHRNLTSVISSCSNEVFKALVLEYMPKGNLEKWLYSYNYCLNMMERLNIMIDVASALEYLHHGYSMPIVHSDLKPSNVLLDEDMVAHVSDFGIAKLLCDGDSFALTNTLATLGYIAPEYGLEGLVSTRCDVYSYGVMLIETFTRKRPSDDMFCGDMNLKRWVELSLSEIPDEVIDANLVMNLEEEMIDKNMQCVSSILELALKCSADSPGDRINMKQAHAELQKIKHRFSQ, from the exons ATGACACTTTTTTTGCCAGGAATACTACCACATGAGATTGGCTATCTTCAGAGTCTGCTTACTTTTGCTGTTGAACGGAATGAGATTGCGGGCTCAattgatttcaatattttcatgaatatgtCTTCTCTGCAAACCTTAGGACTAGGGCGCAACAAATTCACGGGGAACCTTTCAAGGGATGTCGGGAATATTACCATGCTAACAAATTTGGATCTCCAAGATAACCATTTTACAG GTCTTATTCCCATTGAATTTGGCCAACTTTACCATTTGGAGACATTAGGACTACTGTTGAACAGCTTGAGTGGTTCGATTCCACATGagctctttaacatttcaactctTCGGATTCTTTCACTTGTCGGCAACGCTCTGTCAGGGGTTCTTCCAACCCATTTATGCCATGCCTCTCCCTTTCTTGAAGAACTTCATCTTGGCCGAAATTCTATCACCGGAGCAATACCCAACTCCATCTCTAACTGTTCTCAACTCACAATTCTCTCACTTCCTGAAAACAAATTCAGTGGTTATATACCTACTCATCTCGGCAACCTAAGGCATCTCCAAATTCTTCAACTGTTCAGAAACAATCTTACCCAGGCACCATCTTCTTCCTTCATTACTTCATTGACAAATTGCAAGTCTCTAACTATTTTGTCAATTGATGATAATCCTCTAAATGGTGTCATTCCAGCTTCTGTTGGGAACTTATCTTCTGCACTTCGAACATTCACTACCGTGAACTGCAAATTCAGTGGCAGCATTCCAGTTGAAATAGGCAATTTAAGCAATTTGATGGCATTGGAGTTGTCAGCAAATGAGTTATCTGGTAATATTCCACTAACTATAAGCCATTTGCATGAACTTCAAGGATTATATGTGTCTTATAACATGTTGGGAGGTTCAATACCACATGCTATATGTGATCTATTCCGCCTCGACACTTTAATTATGAGCCAGAATCAATTTTCAGGCCCAATTCCTAAATGTCTGGAAAATGTCTCTTCTGTAAGAATTCTTCATCTACACTCCAATATGTTGAATTCAAGCATACCTTCAAGCTTATGGGGCCTAAAAGATTTGAACTCTCTAGACTTGTCCTCAAATTCATTAAATGGGTTCTTACCACAAGAGATAAGTAACTTAGGAGCAGCAATACATATAAACCTATCGATGAATCAGTTGTCAAAGTCTATTCCTAGCACTATTGGGAAGTTGCGGAATTTGATTAATTTGTCTTTGGCAAATAATAGACTAGAAGGTTCTATTCCTGTGTCAATGGGAAGCATGATCAATTTGGCAAATCTCGATTTGTCATACAACAACCTCTCTGGTTCAATTCCAAAGTCTTTAGAAGCACTTCAACACCTCGACTACTTTAATGTCTCTTTCAATAgtttaagtggagaaattcctaatggaggttcttttagaaacttcactaTGGATTCTTTTAAGGGTAATGAGGCATTGTGTGGAATCCCCAAGTTCCATGTCCAAATTTGCTCTTCAATTTCTAATCACACATCAAAGAGAAACAAGGTGGAACGAGCTTCATTTATTGTTTTCGGGGTTGTGGCTTTCATCTCAATTGTTTCTTTGGCCTTTATAATTGTCAAAAACAAACGGAAAGATAAGATGACTAGAGAAGTTGATGAGTCGATATTCATTGTGCCGGAAAGAATCTCTTATTATGAACTGCTACAAGCAACGGAAAGATTCGATGAAAGCAATTTACTTGGCACTGGGAGTTCTTGCTCTGTTTATAAAGGAATTCTTAACAATGGGAAGGATATTGTTGTCAAGGTGTTTAATATGCAGCTAGAAGGTATTTCAAGAATATTCGATGTCGAATGTGAGATACTACGTAGCATTCGACACAGGAATCTGACAAGCGTCATAAGCAGTTGCTCCAATGAAGTGTTCAAGGCATTAGTACTTGAATATATGCCAAAGGGAAACCTTGAAAAATGGTTATATTCCTACAATTATTGCTTGAATATGATGgaaagattgaatataatgattGATGTTGCATCTGCTTTGGAGTATCTTCACCACGGTTATTCAATGCCCATTGTCCACAGCGACTTGAAGCCTAGTAATGTGCTGTTAGATGAAGACATGGTTGCCCATGTAAGCGACTTTGGGATAGCAAAGTTGTTATGCGATGGAGATAGCTTTGCGTTAACCAACACGCTAGCAACATTGGGTTACATCGCTCCAG AGTATGGCTTGGAAGGGCTAGTTTCAACAAGGTGTGATGTGTATAGCTACGgggtgatgttgattgaaactTTTACGAGAAAAAGGCCTAGTGATGATATGTTTTGCGGAGATATGAACTTAAAGAGATGGGTAGAACTCTCACTTTCGGAGATCCCAGATGAAGTGATAGATGCCAACTTAGTCATGaatttggaggaagaaatgaTTGACAAGAATATGCAGTGTGTATCATCCATACTTGAATTGGCTCTTAAATGCTCTGCGGACTCTCCCGGGGATAGAATCAACATGAAACAAGCACATGCAGAGTTGCAAAAAATCAAACATCGATTTTCCCAATGA
- the LOC131019137 gene encoding LRR receptor-like serine/threonine-protein kinase GSO1, which produces MDKKLYCILQYAFLITITFPMLSSEAKQPMSLATDQTALLSLKHTSLLLATNWTNSTSVCSWIGVTCSLRHHRVAALNLSNMALFATIPPQLGRLSFLVSLDLTNNLFHGDLPHELSLLRRLKFISLRLNNFTGDIPPMLGQLPKLEYLSLRNNSFIGSIPKSLSNLTNLQFLDLRSNSLSGEIPKEFGRLQSLQTLYVQRNHLSGAIPSAIFNISTLVSMGFTYNELSGSLPTDMCRNLPSLTGLYLSKNQLSGTIPSNLSQCSRLEELSLSYNSFSGEIPSEIGYLTSLQFLALGGNNLNGMVQVLIT; this is translated from the coding sequence ATGGACAAAAAGCTTTATTGCATTTTGCAGTATGCATTCCTAATCACCATAACCTTCCCAATGCTTTCTTCTGAAGCCAAACAACCTATGAGTCTTGCAACTGATCAAACTGCCCTTCTTTCACTCAAACATACATCTCTTTTACTTGCAACTAATTGGACCAACTCCACCTCCGTCTGCAGCTGGATTGGCGTCACTTGCAGCTTGCGCCACCATAGAGTAGCTGCCTTGAATCTCTCCAACATGGCTCTCTTCGCCACCATTCCACCACAGCTCGGACGCCTCTCCTTCCTCGTCTCCCTCGACCTCACCAACAACCTTTTCCATGGAGATTTGCCACACGAATTGTCTCTCCTTCGCCGTTTGAAGTTCATATCTCTCCGACTCAACAACTTCACCGGAGACATCCCTCCCATGTTGGGTCAGTTACCAAAATTAGAGTACTTGTCTTTACGCAACAACAGCTTCATAGGTTCCATCCCAAAATCCCTCTCAAACCTCACAAACCTACAATTTCTTGACTTAAGATCCAATTctctaagtggagaaattccaaaaGAGTTTGGGAGACTTCAAAGTCTACAAACTCTGTATGTTCAACGTAATCATCTCTCCGGTGCTATACCATCAGCCATATTCAACATCTCGACCCTTGTATCTATGGGCTTCACATACAATGAATTGAGTGGAAGTCTTCCAACAGACATGTGCCGTAATCTTCCATCTCTGACTGGGCTTTATCTTTCTAAGAATCAATTGAGTGGCACGATTCCCTCAAATCTATCCCAATGTTCACGGCTTGAGGAGTTGAGCCTCTCTTACAACTCTTTTAGTGGGGAGATACCTTCAGAAATCGGCTACTTAACATCTCTTCAGTTTTTAGCTCTTGGTGGTAACAATTTGAATGGTATGGTTCAAGTTCTTATCACATAA
- the LOC131015205 gene encoding probable LRR receptor-like serine/threonine-protein kinase At3g47570, translating into MEKKLYCILQYAFLITITFQMLSSEAKAKQPLSLATDQTALLSLKHTSLLLASNWTNSTSVCTWIGVTCSFRHHRVAALNLSNMALSATIPPQLGHLSFLVSLDLSNNLFYGHLPHQLSLLRRLKFISFQLNNFTGDIPPMLGQLPKLEDLSLSSNNFIGSIPKSLSNLTNLQFLDLSSNSLSGEIPKEFGRLQSLQTLSVRFNRLSGAIPSAIFNISTLVAIALRNNELSGSLPTDMCSNLPFLTVLSLSFNQLSGVIPTNLSQCSRLEMLSLSYNSLTGEIPSEIVYLTSLRELYLGANNLTGILPHEIGHFQNLVTFDAGQNEIVGSIDFNIFLNMSSLQTLALARNKFTGNLPTNLSQCSRLEVLSLEHNSFSGEIPSEIGYLTSLRELYLGSNNLNGILPHEIGHLQSLVEFGAEWNEIADSIDFNIFMNMSSLQTLVLWRNKFTGKLSRDVGNITMLTNLELQENHFTGLIPTEFGQLYHFERLSLSLNNLSGLIPHELFNISTLRILALTANALSGVLPTHLCHASPFLEELFLSGNSITGAIPNSISNCSQLTILSLSENKFSGYIPTHLGNLRLLQRLELDNNNLTQAPSSSFITSLTNCKSLTTLSIGNNPLNGVIPASVGNLSSSLRTFGVDNCKFSGSIPVEIGNLSNLMTLELSANELSGNIPLTIGHLHELQGLNLSHNMLGGSIPHVVCDLFRLYTLVMSQNQFSGLFPKCLGNVSSLRNLYLDSNILNSSIPSSLWGLKDLIILDLSSNSLNGSLPLEMSNLGAAIHINLSMNQLSKSIPSTIGKLQNLVNLSLANNRLEGSIPVSMGSMISLANLDLSYNSLSGSIPKSLEALQHLDYFNVSFNSLSGEIPNAGSFRNFTMDSFKGNEALCGIPKFHVQICSSISNHTSKRKKVERASFIVFGVVAFMLVVSLAFIIVRNKRKDKTNREVDELIFIVPERISYYELLQATERFDESNLLGTGSSCSVYKGILNNGKDIVVKVFNMQLEGISRIFDIECEILRNIRHRNLTNVISSCSNEEFKALVLEYMPKGNLEKWLYSHNYCLNMMERVNIIIDVACALEYLHHGYSMPIVHSDLKPSNVMLDEDMVAHVSDFGIAKLLCDGDSFVLTNTLATLGYIAPEYGLEGQVSTRCDVYSYGVMLIETFTRKRPSDDMFCGDMSLKRWVELSLSENPDEVIDANLVMNLEEEMIDKNMQCVSSILELALKCSADSPGDRINMKQAHAELRKIKHRFSQ; encoded by the exons ATGGAGAAAAAGCTTTATTGCATTTTGCAGTATGCATTCCTAATTACCATAACCTTCCAAATGCTTTCTTCTGAAGCCAAAGCCAAACAACCTCTGAGCCTTGCAACTGATCAAACTGCCCTTCTTTCACTCAAACATACATCTCTTTTACTTGCATCTAATTGGACCAACTCCACCTCCGTCTGCACCTGGATTGGCGTCACTTGCAGCTTCCGCCACCACAGAGTAGCTGCCTTGAATCTCTCCAACATGGCTCTCTCCGCCACCATTCCACCACAGCTCGGACACCTCTCCTTCCTCGTCTCCCTCGACCTCTCCAACAACCTTTTCTATGGACATTTGCCACACCAACTGTCTCTCCTTCGCCGTTTGAAGTTCATATCTTTCCAACTCAACAACTTCACCGGAGACATCCCTCCGATGTTGGGTCAGTTACCAAAATTAGAGGACTTGTCTTTAAGCAGCAACAACTTCATAGGTTCCATCCCAAAATCTCTCTCAAACCTCACAAACCTACAATTTCTTGACTTATCTTCCAATTctctaagtggagaaattccaaaaGAGTTTGGGAGACTTCAAAGTCTACAAACTCTATCTGTTCGATTCAATCGTCTATCCGGTGCTATACCATCAGCCATATTCAACATCTCGACCCTTGTAGCTATAGCATTGAGAAACAATGAATTGAGTGGAAGTCTTCCAACAGACATGTGCAGTAATCTTCCATTTCTTACTGTGCTAAGTCTTTCTTTCAATCAGCTGAGTGGCGTGATTCCCACAAATCTATCCCAATGTTCACGGCTTGAGATGTTGAGCCTCTCTTACAACTCTTTAACTGGGGAGATACCTTCAGAAATCGTCTACTTAACATCTCTTCGGGAGTTATATCTTGGTGCTAACAATTTGACTG GAATACTACCACATGAGATTGGTCATTTTCAGAATCTGGTTACTTTTGATGCTGGACAGAATGAGATTGTGGGCTCAattgatttcaatattttccTGAATATGTCTTCTCTGCAAACCTTAGCACTAGCGCGTAACAAATTCACGGGGAACCTTCCCACAAATCTATCCCAATGTTCACGGCTAGAGGTGTTAAGCCTTGAACACAACTCTTTTAGTGGGGAGATACCTTCAGAAATCGGCTACTTAACATCTCTTCGGGAGTTATATCTTGGTTCTAACAATTTGAATG GAATACTACCACATGAGATTGGCCATCTTCAGAGTCTGGTTGAGTTTGGTGCTGAATGGAATGAGATTGCGGACTCAattgatttcaatattttcatgaatatgtCTTCCCTGCAAACCTTAGTCCTATGGCGTAACAAATTCACGGGGAAGCTTTCAAGGGATGTCGGGAATATTACCATGCTAACAAATTTAGAGCTCCAGGAAAACCATTTTACAG GGCTTATTCCCACTGAATTTGGCCAACTTTACCATTTTGAGAGATTATCATTATCATTGAACAACTTGAGTGGTTTGATTCCACATGagctctttaacatttcaactctTCGGATTCTTGCACTTACTGCCAATGCTCTGTCAGGGGTTCTTCCAACCCATTTATGCCATGCCTCTCCCTTTCTTGAAGAATTGTTTCTTAGCGGAAATTCCATCACTGGAGCAATACCCAACTCCATCTCTAACTGTTCTCAACTCACAATTCTCTCACTTTCTGAAAACAAATTCAGTGGTTATATACCTACTCATCTCGGCAACCTAAGACTTCTTCAAAGACTTGAACTGGACAACAACAATCTTACCCAGGCACCATCTTCTTCCTTCATTACTTCATTGACAAATTGCAAGTCTCTAACTACTTTGTCAATTGGTAATAATCCTCTAAATGGTGTCATTCCAGCTTCTGTCGGGAACTTATCTTCCTCTCTTCGAACATTCGGTGTCGACAACTGCAAATTCAGTGGCAGCATTCCCGTTGAAATAGGCAATTTAAGCAATTTGATGACATTGGAGTTGTCAGCAAATGAGTTATCTGGTAATATTCCACTAACTATAGGCCATTTGCATGAACTTCAAGGATTAAATCTGTCTCATAACATGTTGGGAGGCTCAATACCACATGTTGTATGTGATCTATTCCGCCTATATACTTTAGTTATGAGCCAGAATCAATTTTCAGGCCTATTTCCTAAATGTCTGGGAAATGTCTCTTCTTTAAGAAATCTTTATCTAGACTCCAACATTTTGAATTCAAGCATACCATCAAGCTTATGGGGCCTAAAAGATTTGATCATTCTAGACTTGTCCTCGAATTCATTAAATGGGTCACTACCTCTAGAGATGAGTAACTTAGGAGCAGCAATACATATAAACCTATCGATGAATCAGTTGTCAAAGTCTATTCCTAGCACTATTGGGAAGTTGCAGAATTTGGTTAATCTGTCTTTGGCAAATAATAGACTAGAAGGTTCTATTCCTGTGTCTATGGGAAGCATGATCAGTTTGGCAAATCTCGACTTGTCGTACAACAGCCTCTCTGGTTCAATTCCAAAGTCTTTAGAAGCACTTCAACACCTCGACTACTTTAATGTCTCTTTCAATAgtttaagtggagaaattcctaatgcaggttcttttagaaacttcactaTGGATTCTTTTAAGGGTAATGAGGCATTGTGTGGAATCCCCAAGTTCCATGTCCAAATTTGCTCTTCAATTTCTAATCACACATCAAAGAGAAAGAAGGTGGAACGAGCTTCATTTATTGTTTTCGGGGTTGTGGCATTCATGTTAGTTGTTTCTTTGGCCTTTATAATTGTCAGAAACAAAAGGAAAGATAAGACGAATAGAGAAGTTGATGAGTTGATATTCATTGTGCCGGAAAGAATCTCTTATTATGAACTGCTGCAAGCAACGGAAAGATTCGATGAAAGCAATTTACTTGGCACTGGGAGTTCTTGCTCTGTTTATAAAGGAATTCTTAACAATGGGAAGGATATCGTTGTCAAGGTGTTTAATATGCAGCTAGAAGGTATTTCAAGAATATTCGATATCGAATGTGAGATACTACGTAACATTCGACATAGGAATCTGACAAACGTCATAAGCAGTTGCTCCAATGAAGAGTTCAAGGCATTAGTACTTGAATATATGCCAAAGGGAAACCTTGAAAAATGGTTATATTCCCACAACTATTGCTTGAATATGATGGAAAGAGTGAATATAATTATTGATGTTGCATGTGCTTTGGAGTATCTTCACCATGGTTATTCAATGCCCATTGTCCACAGCGACTTGAAGCCTAGTAATGTGATGTTAGATGAAGACATGGTTGCCCATGTAAGCGACTTTGGGATAGCAAAGTTGTTATGTGATGGAGATAGCTTTGTGTTAACCAACACGCTAGCAACATTGGGTTACATTGCTCCGG AGTATGGTTTGGAAGGGCAAGTTTCAACAAGGTGTGATGTGTATAGCTACGgggtgatgttgattgaaactTTTACGAGAAAAAGGCCTAGTGATGATATGTTTTGCGGAGATATGAGCTTAAAGAGATGGGTAGAACTCTCACTTTCGGAGAACCCAGATGAAGTGATAGATGCCAACTTAGTCATGaatttggaggaagaaatgaTTGACAAGAATATGCAGTGTGTGTCATCCATACTTGAATTGGCTCTGAAATGCTCTGCCGACTCTCCCGGGGATAGAATCAACATGAAACAAGCACATGCAGAGTTGCGGAAAATCAAACATCGATTTTCCCAATGA